The segment TCGGCCTCGGCGGGTATTTCGCGGCGGTCTTCAACGTCCAGATGCACCTTCCCGTATACCTTTCCATCCCCGCCGCCGCGCTCGCCGGAGCGGTGGTATCGACGCTGCTGATCCTCCCGTGCCTCTCCCTGCGGGGAGTGTACTTCGCCATCGTCACGCTGATGTACCCGCTCCTCTTCACCCGGGTGATCGAGGCGTTCGACCTCCTGGGCGGCTCGAACGGCATCACGGGACTGGACAGCTTCCCAAGTTCGAATCTCGAGAACTACAGCATCCTCCTGTGCCTGCTGGCGGTCCTGTTCGGGCTTCGTAGGGTCCTGAACGAGGATATCGGCCTGGTCATGCACGCCGTGAAGGACAACGACCAGTCGGTCCGGGCGTCGGGGATCGACGTGGTCCGGATCAAGGCTTTGGCCGTTTTCATCGCGTCCTTCATCGGGTGCCTCGGCGGGGCGTACCTGGCGCACGTGTACATGTGGGCGGGCCTGTCGCTCTTCGCGCTCGACTTTTCCATCATCCCGATCGCCGCGGTGACGATCGGCGGCGGCGGGGTTCTCTTCGGAGCGGTCGTCGGCTGCCTGATCCTCGTTCCGTTGTCGGAGTTCCTCCGGTTCTTCGGGACGTTCCGGATCGTCCTGTACTGCACGGTCCTCACCGCCTTCATCGTGTTCAGGAGCGAAGGCCTGATGCCGTATTGCACGCGGAAATACGAGCAGTTCGAACGGTGGGCGGACGCGTGAGCATCCTGACGGTGGAAGGGCTCGACAAAACGTTCGGCGGCCTGAAGGCGCTGAGCGGCGTGAGCTTCTCGGTCAGGAAGGGCGAAATCCTCGGCGTCATCGGGCCGAACGGCTCCGGGAAGACGACGCTGATCAACTGCATCACGGGCTTCGTCCGCCCCGACGAGGGGAAGGTCCTGTTCAAGGGTGGGGAGATCACGCGCTGGCGGGCGCACAGGATCGCCCGGGTGGGGATCGCGAGGACCTTCCAGGTCATGCGGCCCTTCTACTCCCTGCCGGCGTACAAGAACCTCATCATCCCGCTCTGGTCGCCGCGTGCGCGGAAGGAGGGCGGCTGGCGCGGCGGGGGGAAGCACGGCGACCGCGACACGGTGGCCATCGACATTCTCGAGGAGATCGGCTTCGAGCGCGATTCGAGGGTTCCCTACAAGCTGGCGTCCACGCTTCCGACGGGGTACCTGAAGCGGCTCGAGCTGGCGCGCTGCCTCGCGCTGCGGCCCGAGATCATTTTTTGCGACGAGGTCTTTTCGGGGTTAAGCGCGAGCGAGGTGGCGAGCATGCTGCCGCTCATCGAGAAACTGAAGATGGGAGGGATCACGCTGGTCCTGATCGAACACCGGCTGCGCGAGCTGTTCAAGGTGGCGGACCGGGTCATGGCGCTCCAGTTCGGGGAGAAGATCGCCGAGGGGCATTACAAGGACGTCATCGAAGACCCGAGGGTCAAAGAGGCGTACCTCGGATTCGAGGAGACATAGCGGTGCTCGAAGCGTCCGACCTGATGGTCTACTACGAGAACATGCTCGCGCTGAACAACGTCGGCCTCAAGGCGGAGGAAGGCTCCGTGATCGGGGTCTTCGGTTCCAACGGCGCGGGGAAGAGCACGCTGATGTACATGCTCTCGGGCATCCTTCTGGACATCCGGAAGAAGGAGGAGATGCGGGGCGGCGAACGGATCACCCTCCTCGGGAAGATCACCCTCGACGGCGAGGAGATCACCTCGCTTCC is part of the Deltaproteobacteria bacterium CG2_30_66_27 genome and harbors:
- a CDS encoding branched-chain amino acid ABC transporter permease is translated as MSGGRDRKERIDRGIKVRSDGLYAVSSLREMLYLSGPRILLIAGLLLLPFLLDPLPYWRRVINILCVYALLAIAFDFLANCVGLVCLGGSMFIGLGGYFAAVFNVQMHLPVYLSIPAAALAGAVVSTLLILPCLSLRGVYFAIVTLMYPLLFTRVIEAFDLLGGSNGITGLDSFPSSNLENYSILLCLLAVLFGLRRVLNEDIGLVMHAVKDNDQSVRASGIDVVRIKALAVFIASFIGCLGGAYLAHVYMWAGLSLFALDFSIIPIAAVTIGGGGVLFGAVVGCLILVPLSEFLRFFGTFRIVLYCTVLTAFIVFRSEGLMPYCTRKYEQFERWADA
- a CDS encoding ABC transporter ATP-binding protein, which translates into the protein MSILTVEGLDKTFGGLKALSGVSFSVRKGEILGVIGPNGSGKTTLINCITGFVRPDEGKVLFKGGEITRWRAHRIARVGIARTFQVMRPFYSLPAYKNLIIPLWSPRARKEGGWRGGGKHGDRDTVAIDILEEIGFERDSRVPYKLASTLPTGYLKRLELARCLALRPEIIFCDEVFSGLSASEVASMLPLIEKLKMGGITLVLIEHRLRELFKVADRVMALQFGEKIAEGHYKDVIEDPRVKEAYLGFEET